A window of Aromatoleum bremense genomic DNA:
CGCTGAAAGCCATCCTCGGGCTCACCGGCCGGCGCACCGGCTCGATCATGATCAACGGCCACCAGGTCATCGATCTGCCGACCCACCGCATCGCCCACCTCGGCGTCGGCTATTGCCCCGAGGAGCGCGGCATCTACGCGAGCCTGTCCGCCGAAGAGAACCTGCTGCTGCCGCCCGCCGTGAACAGCAGCGGCATGTCGCTCGACGAGATCTACGAGATGTTCCCGAACCTGCGCGAGCGCCGTCACAGCCCGGGCAGCCGGCTCTCCGGCGGCGAACAGCAGATGCTGGCGATGGCGCGCATCCTGCGCACCGGTGCGCGGCTGCTGCTGCTCGACGAGATCACCGAAGGCCTTGCGCCGGTGATCGTGCAGACGCTCGGCCGCGTCATCACGAGCCTGAAGGCAAAGGGGCTCACGATCATCCTGGTCGAGCAGAACTTCCGCTTCGCCGCGCCGCTCGCCGACCGGCATTACGTCATCGAGCACGGCCGCATCGTCGAAACGGTGACGAAAGATGAACTCGATTCGAAGATGCAGCTGCTGCAAAAACTGCTGGGCGTGTGAGCACGGTGGACCAACAAGGAGGAGAACAATGAAACCCAGGATTCTGGCATCAGCGATCGCCGCGGCAGCGCTGGCCGCGCAACCGATGCTCGCGCAGTCGGCGACGATCAGCGACGGCGTCGTCAAGCTCGGCGTGCTGACCGACATGTCCGGCACGTATTCCGACCTGGCCGGCCCGGGCGCGGTCGAGGCGACGAGGATGGCGATCGACGATTTCATCGCGAAGGAAAAACCCGATTTCAAGATCGAGCTGATCTCCGCCGACCATCAGAACAAGGCTGACATCTCGGCGAACAAGGCGCGCGAGTGGATCGATACCGCGAAGGTGGATGCGATCGTCGACCTCGTCACGACCTCGACGGCGCTCGCGGTCATGAAGGTCGCGAACGAGAAGAACCGCATCTCGCTGATCTCCGGCGCCGCCTCGACGCCGATCACGAACGAGCAGTGCAACGACACGACGGTGCACTGGACTTACGATACCTATTCGCTGCCGGTCGGCACTGCGAAGGCGGTCGTCAAGCAGGGCGGCAAGAGCTGGTACTTCCTGACCGCCGATTACGCGTTCGGCCATTCGCTCGAAAAGAACACCGCGGACGTCGTGACGGCGAGCGGCGGCAAGGTGCTCGGCAGCGTGCGCCACCCTTTCCCGGGCAGCGATTTCTCGTCCTTCCTGCTGAGCGCGCAGGCCTCCGGCGCGCAGGTCATCGGGCTCGCCAACGCCGGTAACGACACGATCAACTCGATCAAGCAGGCGCGCGAGTTCGGCATCACGCCGAAGCAGTCGCTCGCGGGGCTGCTGATGTTCATTTCTGACGTGCATAGCCTCGGGCTCGACGCGAC
This region includes:
- a CDS encoding ABC transporter ATP-binding protein, with protein sequence MPDASARHNPDVEMLRVSDLHAFYGESHILHGIDFNVNRGELVTLLGRNGAGRTTTLKAILGLTGRRTGSIMINGHQVIDLPTHRIAHLGVGYCPEERGIYASLSAEENLLLPPAVNSSGMSLDEIYEMFPNLRERRHSPGSRLSGGEQQMLAMARILRTGARLLLLDEITEGLAPVIVQTLGRVITSLKAKGLTIILVEQNFRFAAPLADRHYVIEHGRIVETVTKDELDSKMQLLQKLLGV
- a CDS encoding ABC transporter substrate-binding protein, translating into MKPRILASAIAAAALAAQPMLAQSATISDGVVKLGVLTDMSGTYSDLAGPGAVEATRMAIDDFIAKEKPDFKIELISADHQNKADISANKAREWIDTAKVDAIVDLVTTSTALAVMKVANEKNRISLISGAASTPITNEQCNDTTVHWTYDTYSLPVGTAKAVVKQGGKSWYFLTADYAFGHSLEKNTADVVTASGGKVLGSVRHPFPGSDFSSFLLSAQASGAQVIGLANAGNDTINSIKQAREFGITPKQSLAGLLMFISDVHSLGLDATAGMYLTTGFYWDYNDETRAWSKRFFDKMKRMPTMVQAGDYSAVYHYLKAIKAAGSDEAKAVMAKMREMPVNDFFAKNGQVRIDGRMVHDMYLAQVKKPSESKYPWDYYHIRQVIPGAEAYMSLADSKCPLVKK